A window from Theobroma cacao cultivar B97-61/B2 chromosome 3, Criollo_cocoa_genome_V2, whole genome shotgun sequence encodes these proteins:
- the LOC18604140 gene encoding transcription factor MYB108: MSSLRKSSTSSSEDDAEQLRRGPWTLEEDSLLIHYIARHGEGRWNSLAKRAGLRRTGKSCRLRWLNYLKPDVKRGNLTPQEQFLILDLHSKWGNRWSKIAQHLPGRTDNEIKNYWRTRVQKQARHLKVDANSTAFQNVIRCYWIPRLLQKMEGSSSFSSMASENSTVPQSLDQASQHQALMTLQQVPGQGPGNLSEAVQNLDHQEQNSDSEHCASSCVSSSESMNNISQISQFAEYQTSPFRIIGNNDYNNTLAKDCYYDMEAINLASTSAPGDFANPVGDCHMPENNWFSNGFADDLWSMGELWELRNLN, from the exons ATGTCATCCTTAAGGAAAAGTAGTACAAGTTCTAGTGAAGATGATGCTGAGCAGCTCAGAAGAGGGCCTTGGACTCTGGAGGAGGACTCTCTCCTCATTCATTATATTGCTCGCCATGGCGAAGGCCGATGGAATTCGCTTGCAAAACGTGCAG GCCTAAGGAGAACTGGCAAGAGTTGCAGGCTGAGATGGCTAAATTATCTGAAACCAGATGTTAAACGTGGAAACCTTACTCCACAAGAGCAGTTTTTAATCCTTGACCTCCATTCGAAGTGGGGTAACAG GTGGTCCAAGATCGCACAACATTTACCAGGAAGAACGGACAATGAGATCAAGAATTACTGGAGAACCCGTGTGCAGAAACAGGCGCGCCATCTTAAGGTCGATGCGAATAGCACAGCATTTCAAAACGTTATTCGATGTTATTGGATACCAAGATTGCTTCAAAAGATGGAAGGGTCATCCTCTTTTTCATCCATGGCATCCGAAAACTCAACAGTTCCTCAATCTCTAGACCAAGCTTCTCAGCATCAAGCATTAATGACGCTGCAACAAGTACCAGGGCAGGGGCCTGGTAACCTAAGTGAAGCAGTACAGAATTTGGATCATCAGGAGCAGAATTCAGACTCAGAGCACTGTGCAAGTTCGTGTGTTTCTTCTTCAGAATCCATGAATAATATCTCACAAATATCTCAATTTGCAGAATACCAAACAAGTCCTTTTCGCATCATTGGTAACAATGACTACAACAACACACTTGCAAAGGATTGCTACTATGACATGGAAGCCATCAACCTGGCATCCACATCAGCGCCTGGGGATTTTGCGAACCCGGTTGGCGATTGCCACATGCCAGAAAACAACTGGTTTAGCAATGGTTTTGCAGATGACCTATGGAGCATGGGGGAACTGTGGGAACTTAGGAACTTGAATTGA